The segment GGCTGCCTGATTTTTCCGAAGAGCGTCTCGGCCAGGAAAGGAAGGCTCTGGATATGGTCGAGATGGGCATGAGAGAGAAAGACATACCGGATCCGGGTCAGCTCCGGCAGCGTCAACGCGCCGCAGAGGGTCCCCGCATCGAGCGCCACCGACTGATTGACGAGGAAGCCGGAGGGATTATACCGAATCGCCTTCCCCCGCTTCTTCTCAAAAAAATCGGCACCGTAACAACCCAACACCCTGACCTTCAACCGTTTCTCCTCCTTGAGCGACAGCCTCCGCTGCACTTACAAGGTCCCTTGGCTCCCCTTCACCACGTCGAGGGTCATCTGCATCCGCTTTAAATAAAGCCGCTCCAACACCTCCCGGATATGCGGAAAACGGACCAGCAACGCCTTTAATGCTTCTCCCGACAGCTCCAGGAGATCGGTCTCAAGCAAAGCGATGACGTCGGCCGTTCGGGGCCGGCCGGTTAAAAAGGCGACCTCGCCGAAGAAGTCATTCTCGTTGAGCACCCCCAGCGCCGTCTCTTGACCGGCGATCCGGGTCACCACTTTCACACGGCCCTTCACGACGATGTAAATCGAATCCCCCTTCTCCCCTTCACGGACGATCAACGCGCCGGGCGGATAGCTCCTCGCCGTCGTCTTCTCGATGACCTGAGAAAACTCCTCTGCGGTGAGATTGGCGAAAAGCGGGATGACATCGCTGCCGAGCCGCGACGAAGAGACCGGACTAACCGGATCGGATACCGGGCCGTCAGAAGCGGGACCGGTCTCAAAGGAATGGGGCTGCAACCGGCCGGGGTCGCGAAGATCGGCCGGCTCCGAGGAAGCGGGCGCGACCGGATCGAACGAGGTCGGCTCGATTTCCAACGGGGTCACAGGGCCTGATTCGAATGTGCTTGATTGCGGGGAAGCCGCCGGCGGCGTGGGTGCGGCGCCCGGAGAGGCGGCGCCGTCGAGAATCATTTTCGGATCGGTGCGTCCCCGCGTCTCGGCATGCAGCGCTTGGAGCCGCTGGTGTGCTTCGCGATGATTCGGCTCCACGCCGAGCGCCATCTTGTAAGCGGCAACCGCTTTGAGCAGGAATCCGTTTTTTGAAAAGGTCTGGCCGGCATTCAGATAGGCGGCGACGGCCTCTTTCTTGGCGCCGATCTTGGCGGAATAATCCCCGACCCGAAGAAGATACATTGTGTTCTTCGGCTCCAGTCGGATCAGCTTTTTGAGGATATCGACCGCCTCGGACCACTGGCTCTTCTTGATACTCAGATGAAGCGCCTCGCTCAAGGCGTCTCGCGATTCGTTTTGAACGGCCATATTCTCTGCTCAACCCGATCGGAAAGGAAGAAGGCTTAAGGGTAACATATTCTTTTCAAAATGCAAGACACTCTATTCCAACTCGGTACGTTGATCATCTGCTCTTATTGTTTCATTCTCATCCGCCGTGCCGAACGACAGACGGATTCTACCCTATTTGACCGATCCAAAGAAAGACCTTCGCCGCGGCGTCGCTGGAGCGGCGCAGCGACGCCGTTGCACTCTCGCTGCGATTGTCCTATAATCCGCCGAATGCGCATCTTAAGCCTCACCGGTCGTGATCTGAAGCGCTCCGATTTCTACGACGTCGTCCTCGGTCGCCGTAAGGTTCGCCTCGCCCCGGAGGCGGTCGCCCGGATGAACCGCTCCCGCCGGGTGGTCGAGAAGATGCTGTCGGAGCACCGGGTCGTCTACGGCATCACCACCGGCTTCGGAAAGCTCGCCGACCAGAAGATCTCCGAGGGAGAAATCCGGCAGCTCCAGGTCAACTTGGTTCGAAGCCATGCCTGCGGCGCCGGCCCCCCCCTTTCCGAAGCGCAAACCCGCGGCATCCTCTTGCTTCGCGCGCAGGTGCTCGCCGCCGGGCATTCAGGCGTCCGCCCGGTGGTGGTGGAGCGGCTGATCGAGATGCTCAATCGCGGGCTCCATCCGGTGATTCCGAGCCGGGGCTCGGTCGGGGCCAGCGGCGACCTCATCCCGCTCGCCCATCTCGCACAGCTCTTGATCGGAGAAGGAGAAGCGCTCTTCAACGGCCGCCGCCTCTCCGGAGCGAAGGCGCTCCAAGCGGCCGGCATCCGGCCGATCACCCTCGAAGCGAAGGAGGGGCTCGCCCTCGTCAACGGCACCCAGGCGGCGCTGTCATTGGGATTGCTCTCTTTGCTGGCCGCCGAGCGGCTGGCGGAGAGCGCCGACGTCGCCGGGGCGATGTCGCTCGAAGCGCTGATGGGAACGCCGACCGCGTTCGATCCGAGGATTCAGCGGCTCCGCCCCTATCCGGGCCAGCAGAAAGTCGCCGGCCGGATTCGGACCCTTCTCGCCCGAAGCGAAATCCGCGCTTCCCACATCACCTGCAGCCGCGTGCAAGATCCCTATTCCCTGCGCTGCATGCCGCAGGTCCACGGCGCCGTCCGCGACGCAATCGACTATGTGCGCACCGCGCTGGAGACGGAGATCAACAGCATCACCGACAACCCGCTTGTTTTTCCAGCCGAGGAGAAAGGGAGCGGAAGCGACGGGACGATCTTGGCGGGGGGAAATTTCCACGGCCATCCGATTGCGTTGGCGCTCGACTTTCTGGCGATCGCGCTGACCCACCTCGGGAACATTTCGGAACGGCGCATCGCACAGCTGGTCGACCCGGAGCTGATCGACCTTCCCCGCTTTCTCA is part of the Candidatus Manganitrophaceae bacterium genome and harbors:
- a CDS encoding cyclic nucleotide-binding domain-containing protein, yielding MAVQNESRDALSEALHLSIKKSQWSEAVDILKKLIRLEPKNTMYLLRVGDYSAKIGAKKEAVAAYLNAGQTFSKNGFLLKAVAAYKMALGVEPNHREAHQRLQALHAETRGRTDPKMILDGAASPGAAPTPPAASPQSSTFESGPVTPLEIEPTSFDPVAPASSEPADLRDPGRLQPHSFETGPASDGPVSDPVSPVSSSRLGSDVIPLFANLTAEEFSQVIEKTTARSYPPGALIVREGEKGDSIYIVVKGRVKVVTRIAGQETALGVLNENDFFGEVAFLTGRPRTADVIALLETDLLELSGEALKALLVRFPHIREVLERLYLKRMQMTLDVVKGSQGTL
- the hutH gene encoding histidine ammonia-lyase; protein product: MRRMRILSLTGRDLKRSDFYDVVLGRRKVRLAPEAVARMNRSRRVVEKMLSEHRVVYGITTGFGKLADQKISEGEIRQLQVNLVRSHACGAGPPLSEAQTRGILLLRAQVLAAGHSGVRPVVVERLIEMLNRGLHPVIPSRGSVGASGDLIPLAHLAQLLIGEGEALFNGRRLSGAKALQAAGIRPITLEAKEGLALVNGTQAALSLGLLSLLAAERLAESADVAGAMSLEALMGTPTAFDPRIQRLRPYPGQQKVAGRIRTLLARSEIRASHITCSRVQDPYSLRCMPQVHGAVRDAIDYVRTALETEINSITDNPLVFPAEEKGSGSDGTILAGGNFHGHPIALALDFLAIALTHLGNISERRIAQLVDPELIDLPRFLTRRPGLHSGMMMPQVAAAALASECKVLAHPASVDSIPTSANQEDYVSMAMGAALKLDQIVLNVEGILAVELLAAAQGVDFHAPLKPGKGVAEAIRRVRSEVPPLEEDRSLQKEIELLRRMIHDGRFA